In Streptococcus mitis, the DNA window ACCTCTCTAATCCTTTTATTTCTTTTTATTATAGCAAAGGGATGGAGAAATTACTAGCCCAAAGCCAATGAATAAAGTCTAGTGTTCTAAGTATTCTTGCCAGATAGCGTCAAAGTCTCCTAGGTTAAAAGAAAAACTGGCATGCTCCTCCAAAAATCGACTGACCTCATCAAAATCATCCGTATGTTTTGGAAAGGCTGATTCTTCAAAAGCGAGGTCTGCCAAGATAGCCTTGGGATTGTTACTTTTAGGATTGCGCTCGGTCATGAGCCAAGTGTAAAATGATTTTCTCATATGTCTCCCTAAATCAACTCTGTCCCAAACTGGTCTTGCTTGATTTTACCAGCCTTCATAAGACCACCTAAAGCTTTCTTGAACTGACCTTTAGAAATGCCAAAGGTTGCCTTGATGTCGTCTGGAGATGACTTATCATTTAAGGTCATGAAACCGCCATTGCTTTCCAAGTAGGTCAAAATCATCTGGGCATCATTTTCCAACATTTCAAATGAACGCGGTTTTAGGGAGAGGTTCAGAGTTCTATCAACCTCACGGAAACCAATGACACGCGCATCTAACACTTGACCCAACCGTGGCTCTGCGTAGCGCTCGCTAGGATGGATAAAGCCAAGCATGTTATTTTCTGGTAGGTAAACAAAGGTTCCTGACAGCTTGAGACGGTATACAATGGCTGGCCAGTTTTGGTTCTGCATATTGTTGTAGGCAGGACGAGCCAGACGTTGGAAGTCTTCTTGATAGGCCAAAAGTCCCCAGATACGGTCTTTCTTGTCCACTTCAAGACGGATGTAGAGTTGGTCGCCTTTCTTAGGCCAGAGTTCCTTGAGCTCAGGAAGAATATCGAGTGACACAACGATTTCCTTGTCAGGAAGTCCTGTATCCACAAAAACACCCAAGTCCTTACGAACTTCTGTAACACGTCCCCAACCAAATTGGTCCTGAGTAGCAGTCACTTCTAGAGTTGTCAAGCGGAGCTTTTGCTTCATATCTGTGTAGGCGAAACCTTTAACCGTATCCCCTACTGTATGCTGACCTTCTTCCTTGGCAAGCGCATAGGTTTGGCCATCCTTTTGCACAAAGTAAAAACGGTCATTTTCATCGATGATGAGTCCAACGATAAAACTTGCAAGATTTGTATTCATATTTCCTTCTTTCGAATAAAACTCAGCCAGCAATGCCAACTGAGTTTTTCTGTTTATTTTTAGACTTCCAAAAGTTCTTTTTCTTTGTTGGCAGTCATGTCATCGATGTGTTTGACAGCATCGTCTGTTACTTTCTGAATATCTTTTTCAAGAGTCTTCAATTCGTCTTCAGTGATTTCTTTTGCTTTTTCTTGTTTCTTAGCTTCGTCCATAGCATCACGACGGATATTGCGGACAGCCACCTTAGCATTTTCACCGACCTTCTTCACTTCTTTAGCAAGGTCACGACGAGTTTCTTCTGTAAGAGCAGGGATAACCAAACGAATCACAGAACCATCATTAGCTGGTGTAATACCAAGATCAGAAGCGTTCAAGGCACGTTCGATGTCTTTCAATGAAGACTTGTCAAATGGTGTTACCAACAAGACACGCGCTTCTGGAATCGTAATTGAAGCGATTTGGTTAAGGGGAGTTTCTACTCCATAGTACTCTACATGTACACGGTCAAGCAAGCTTGCATTGGCACGACCGGCACGGATACCACCAAATTCACGAGCAAGTGATTGGTGAGACTGGGTCATTCTCTCTTTAGCTTTTTCAATAATTGCGTTAGCCATAATCTTTCTTATTCCTTTTCTTCGATATTATTTGAAACTGTTGTTCCGATATTTTCACCAAATACGACACGTTTGATGTTGCCTGGTTGGTTCATGTTGAAGACAACCAAGTCAATGTCGTTGTCCATTGAGAGGGTTGAAGCTGTTGAATCCATGATACGAAGACCTTTATTGATAACGTCACGGTGAGTCAATTCTTCAAACTTAACGGCTGTCTTGTCCTTCTTAGGATCGGCATTATAAACACCGTCGACGCCATTTTTAGCCATGAGGATGGCATCTGCTTCGATTTCAGCTGCACGAAGAGCCGCTGTTGTATCTGTTGAGAAGTAAGGTGAACCAATTCCAGCACCAAAGATAACGATACGGCCTTTTTCAAGGTGACGAAGGGCACGTCCACGTACGTAAGGCTCTGCCACTTGTTGCATGGCAATGGCTGTTTGTACACGCGTATCAACCCCAACTTGTTGCAATGAATCTGCCATCACAAGAGCATTCATAACAGTCCCAAGCATTCCTGTGTAATCTGCCTGAACGCGGTCCATTCCTGCTTCTGCAGCAGGTTCACCACGCCAGAGATTTCCTCCACCAATAACAAGGGCAATTTCGATACCTAAGCTATGAACTTCTTGAATCTCTTTTGCGATTGTTTGAACTGTTTGGATATCAATCCCTACGCCACGTTCACCGGCAAGGGCTTCACCTGATAACTTGATTAAAATACGTTTATACTTGGGATTCGCCATTTTCACTCTCCTTTTTTTATCCTACCTATTTTATCACAATTTCTAAGATTTTTATAGTATCATGAGCAATTCTTTCAAAAAAATTAGACCGTTAAAAATTCCTCTAAATCGTTAAGGGCACGCTCTGCAATTTTTTCATAACGAGCCTTCTTATCACGGATACGTTCGCCTTCCAACTCCTTGATAATTCCAAAGTTGACATTCATCGGTTGGAAATGTTTGCTGTCCGCATGGGTGATGTAATGAGCCAGACTTCCAATCGCTGTTGTCTCTGGGAAAATAGCCTCACTTTCACCCTTGAAAAGACGAGCTGCATTAATACCCGCAACCAAGCCTGACGCTGCTGACTCAACATAGCCTTCCACACCCGTCATCTGACCAGCAAAGAAGAGATTTGGTTGCTTCTTAGAACGATAGGTCTGTTCAAGAAGATTTGGTGAATCCATGTAAGAATTGCGGTGCATGACACCATAACGAACAAACTCCACATTTTCAAGACCTGGAATCATTTGGAAGACACGCTTTTGTTCTCCCCATTTGAGGTGGGTCTGGAAACCGACGATATTATAGAGGCTACCAGCTGCATTGTCCTGACGAAGCTGAACCACCGCATAAGGTGTTTTAAATTCTCCATCACGAGGTCCTGTGTAGTCGTCCGGATACTCCAGACCGACTGGTTTCATAGGACCATAAAGCATTGTTTTAATACCACGTTTAGCCATGACTTCGATAGGCATACAGCCTTCAAAATACTTTTCTTTTTCGAAAGAATTAAGCGGAGCTTCTTCCGCATTGACCAAGGCTTCATGGAAATCCATAAACTCTTGCTTGGTCATTGGAGCATTGAGATAAGCAGCTTCTCCCTTGTCATACCGAGACTTGAGATAGACCTTGCTCATATCGATGGTGTTGACATCAATAATCGGCGCTGCCGCATCGTAGAAATAGAAACCATCGCCGTCATTGAGAGCATGAATCTTTTCAGCCAAGGCATCGCTAGTCAAAGGACCAGTAGCGATAACTGTGATTACATCAGTCGGTAATTCTGTAATTTCATCACGAACCACTTCAATCAAGGGATGGTTGGCAACTTTTTCGGTCACCATTTGGGAGAAACCATCACGGTCCACCGCAAGGGCACCACCAGCAGGAACACGTGTAGCCTCAGCAGATTTCAAAATAACTGAACCCAAGCGACGCATTTCTTCCTTGAGAAGCCCGACAGCATTTGTCAAAGCATCCCCACGCAAAGAATTGGAACAAACCAACTCGGCAAAATTATCTGTTTTGTGCTGGGGTGTTGACTTGACACCACGCATTTCATAAAGTTTAACTGGAATACCACGTTCTGCAATTTGGTAGGCAGCTTCAGAACCTGCCAAACCAGCACCGATAACATTGATATAAGATTGAGACACGACACTAATACCTCTTTGGGAGTGTGAAGACAAGTTTCACATTGAAAAAGCCAATCTGACCTACTTCGCTTTCGAGTTTCTTGGCTTAAGCTGAAAAAGTCCACAGGACTTTTTCACTCCCACAAATCTTTCTAATTTTTTCTTCTACTAGTATAACAAAAAAAGGGAAGAAGGCAAACTTCCCTGTTTAGTCATTTTCTTGATTTTCTTCCCAGTCATGGTAGGCTGCGTAAAGCTGGCTCTTATTCCACTGGTAAAACTTAGCTACTTCCTTAATAGCTTGGTTTTTCTTCATGCCTTGCTGGATGCGGACTTGGATTTCTAAGAACAAGTCCTCCTCATCTTTTTCTTCCACATCCTGACTGGCACCTTCAACGATGAGAAGGCATTCGCCCTTGAGTGGCGTTTCAGCTATGTTTTCTAATAACTCTGAAATGGTACCTCTTTGGTATTCTTCATAGATTTTGGTCAATTCTCTAACCAAGACCACCGAGCGGTCACCGTAGACTTCTAGCATATTTTCCAACGTATCAGCTACACGATGAGGGGATTCATAGAAAATCTGAGTTTCAGGATAGTCTTTTTTCGAGTCAAAAAATTGCTTTTGCTGACCTGATTTTCTGGGTAAAAAGCCGTAAAAGATATGTGGCTGTGGCGCTAAACCACTGGCAATCAAGGCAGAAATTCCTGCAGAGGCACCTGGAACAGTCACTACTGCAATTTCTTCCTCAATGGCTGCCTTAACCAAATCATGACCAGGGTCTGAGATGCTAGGCAGACCCGCGTCGGATACCTGAGCAATACTTTGACCTGCTTTCAGGAAACCAATCAAATCAGGAATCTTTTCCTTGGCATTGTGCTCATGAAAACTGATTTGCTTGGTAGAAATGTCAAAATGCTTGAGCAATAGACCTGTATTGCGCGTGTCCTCAGCAGCAATCCAATCCACTTCTTTCAAGGTCTGAATAGCTCGAAAGGTCATATCATCTAGATTGCCAATCGGCGTTGCCACTAGGTACAGCTTGCCATAGGGAGACTGCCCCTTAAAACTTTTTTGAATCTGCATGCCTACTCCCTGTATAACAACTCGTCACAGAACATACATTCCTCGTCCTGCTCTCGACGTTGTCCATAAAAATCATTACATACGTGAAATCCATCACGGTAAATGCGACGGACACTTTCGCGAACATGTTTAGCCTTGACAGGAGCGTCTGCTTCCACCTCACCCAAGCGTTCGCGCAACTTACTATTTTCCAAACGAAGAGCTGTATTTTCCTCTACCAGGCTCTTGAGATTTTTCTTGATGGCTTCCACATCGGCCAAGGTCACTAGTAATTGTTGGGAAAAATCATCCAGCGCGTCAAATAATTCTTTTTTGTCCATAAAACAGCCCTTTCCTTTCTTTATCATTCATTTTTGAGTTTATATTTCTTTCAAGACCAGATATTCCATGGCATTTTGAAAGCTGACATTAGCTTGCCACATTTTTCTAGCTTCTAGCAAATCTTGTAGAATCACTCTTACTCTTGCTTGCAGGAGGTCCTGCCCACAGAGGACTTCAAAAATCCGTAAAACCTGATCCTGTTTTTCCTTGTCATCTGCCAAGTTGGCTAATTTAGCAACCTGCAGATAACTTTCTTTTTTCTTAGCTACTAACCAAGTCAGCAGGCGTTCACTTTCATCGACCAAAGTCCAAAAACTTGCCTGATTAGCCAACTTTTCTGCTTCAGCTCGCGATTGACTAAACTGAGCTAGGAGAGTCGCTTTTTTCTTAACCAGTCCCATTTGTTCTAAGAGCAAGATCAGCTTCTCTTCTTGTTTTTTAAAGTGGAAAATCTGGGTCCGACTTCGGATTGTCGGTAAAATCTTTTCTTCATCGCTTGTCAAGAAGAAAATATAAACCTCACTCTGGGGTTCTTCGATGACCTTGAGCAGAGAATTGGCTGCGTTGGGGTGCATCTTCTCAGCTTGCTCGATAATAAAAACCTGCTGCTGGCTTTCAATCCCTGCTTGGGAAAACTGGCCCACCAATTCTCTAATCCGTTCTGTCTTGATGACCTGATTGACTGGCTTAATCAAGGTGACATCGGGAAACTCTCCCTGTTCAATCAGCTTACAATTTCGGCATTTCTCACATGGTAAAACGCCTACCTTCTCTGCACAGAAGAGGCTCTTAGCCAAAAATTGCGCCATTTCCAAGCTTCCAAAGAATCCTGAAAATAAATAGGCATGATTGAGCTGGTCTTGTTCTAGGATACGGACAAAGCGGTCAAACTGGTCTGGTTGCCAAACCTTTAATTCTTCTTGTTTCATTTAGCCAAGCCCATTCTTTCAAACAAGACAGTCTTGGTAGCATCCACAACTTGCTCCAAAGGGAGACTAGCATCAATCTTGACTATGCGATTTCCTTCTTTGTCAAGAAGAGAAAGATAGCCTTGACGAACTTTTTTGTGCAAGTCCAACCCTTCCAAGTCCAAGCGATTGACCTCACGGTCACTATTAGCAGCAATGCGAGCCAGTCCCTCTTCCACCTCAATGTCAAAATAGAGGGTCAAATCAGGTTTGAGGCCATCTGTAGCAAAATGATTGAGCCAATTAATGGCATCAATGTCCAAACCACGACCAAATCCTTGATAGGCAACAGAACTATCGATAAAACGATCCATAATGACCAACTTGCCAGCTTCAAGGGCTGGAAGAACTTTTTCCACCAAATGCTGTCTACGACTGGCAATATAGAGAAGGAGTTCAGTCTTAGCATCCATCTGAGTATGACTTGGGTCCAAAATCACTTCCCGAATTTTCTCACCAATCAAGACTCCGCCAGGTTCACGGGTCGTCAACACTTCTACTCCTTTTTCCTCTAAAATTGGGAGTAGAGCCTCTAAAACACTGGTCTTTCCTGCTCCCTCTGGTCCCTCAAGAGAGACTAAAAATCCTTTTGACATGTCTAACTCATTTCTTTTTTACTACTTCTATTCTATCAAAAAAATAGGGGTTTGTGACAATCTTTTTGTCTTCTAATTTCATACTCAATGAAAATCAAAGAGCAAACTAGTAAGCTAGCCGCAGGTTGCTCAAAACACTGTTTTGAGGTTGCAGATGGAAGCTGACGCAGTTTGAAGAGATTTTCGAAGAGTATCAAACACCATAAAAGAGGCAGACAAATCTACCTCTTATTTACCTAGTTCTTGTGTTCGTTTGTATGCTTGATGAACTGCATCCATGACTGTTCCTCGAAAAGCATGCGCTTCTAAGCTTGCTACACCAGCAATAGTCGAACCTCCTGGGCTACAAACTTGGTCTTTCAAGATCCCAGGATGTTGCTGGCTTTCTAGGACCAATTGTCCAGCGCCGACAACTGTTTGAGCTGCCATTTTCAATGCCGTTTCTCTTGGCAATCCTGTCTGAACACCTGCATCTGCCAAGGCCTCAATAAAAAGATAGACAAAGGCCGGCCCACAACCTGCAAGACCTGTCGCTGCATCAATTAAGCTTTCCCCAAGTTCAATCAAGAGACCAGCCTTGGCTAAAAGCTGACAAAAAAGTTCACTGTCCTCAGCACGACAGTTTGCTGATATGGCATAACTAATCACTCCTTGCCCGATAGAAGCAGGGGTATTTGGCATCATACGAATAATTCGGTGCTGACTTGGAAGAAGACTAGCCAGTTTTTCCAAGGTCAATCCAGCTGCCATGGAAATCAAAAGAAGACTTTCTCTTTTTTCAAGGATGGTCTGGTATTGAGAAAGCAGTTCAGAAAACTGAGCAGGCTTAACTCCTAGAAAAATCACATCTGCTTCTGCAAAAATTTCTTCATTGCTGGAAGCCTGACCACCAAAGTCTGCAATGAAAGCGTCTACCTTGGCTTGAGTACGATTAGCAAGGAGAAGGTCATCGCCCGTCTTAGCCTGCAAGACAGCCTTGGCCAAACTAGCACCCATATTCCCCAAGCCGATAAATCCAATCTTCATCTCTTACTCCCTTATCTGTCCGTCACCAGTAACCACATACTTGTAGCTAGTCAACTCCTTCAAGCCCATTGGACCACGCGCGTGCAATTTCTGAGTAGAAATCCCCATTTCACAACCAAGACCAAATTGGCCACCATCTGTGAAACGAGTTGAGGCATTGACATAGACGGCTGCTGAGTCCACTTGATCTGTAAAGTAAGCTGCAGCTTCAGCATTTTCCGTCACAATGGCATCCGAATGATGGGTACTGTGGGTTTCAATATGGGCAACCGCTTCTTCTAAACTGCTCACAACCTTAACAGCTAATACATAGTCTAAAAATTCGGTGTCAAAGTCTTGAGCTTCAGCTACTTGACCTGAAACAAACTGGCTTGCTTTGCTATCCAAGCGGAATTGAATTGGTTCCAGTCCAGCTTCTTTACGCTCTGCAACTAGAACTTGCTCCAAGCGAGGAAGGAAGCTTGCTGCCTTGTCTTCATGAACAAGTAGAACCTCCATGGCATTGCAGACAGAAGGGCGACTGGTTTTAGCATTGTTGATGATAGACAGAGCCTTGTCTTCATCTGCATCCTTATCCACATAGACATGGACAATCCCAGTCCCGGTCTCGATAACTGGTACAATAGCATTCTCAACCACTGCATTGATCAAACCAGCTCCTCCACGAGGAATGAGAAGGTCTAGATAGTCCTTGGCCTTCATCATGGCATAGCTACTTTCACGGCTGGTGTCTTCCACCAGTTGAATTACATCTGGGTGAATAGTAGTCGTCTCCAAGCCCTTCTTCAAGGCTGTGACAATGGCATGGGCAGTTTGATAGGCATCCTTCCCACTACGAAGAACAACCGCATTTCCACTCTTGAGAGCCAAAGCAGCCGCGTCAGACGTCACATTTGGACGGCTTTCATAGATAATACCGATAACACCCATAGCCACCCGTTTCTTGGTGATAACCAAACCATTTTCAAGTTGATTGGTTTCTAAAACTTCACCGATTGGATCTGGTAAGGCAACCACTTCACGAATCCCAGTTGCCATCGCTTCTATACGACTTGCATCCAAATAAAGACGATCCAGCATCACATCTGAGATTTTACCCTTAGCCGCTTCCATATCGAGGGCATTGGCCGCTAAAATTTCCTCAGTAGCTACTAATAAGTGATCAGCCATGGCTAGCAAGGCTTGATTTTTCACATCTTCACTAGCTGTGTTGATCGATTTTTTAACAGCCTGTACCTGTTCAAATTGTTCTTGTGTACTTACCATAGTTTACCTCTAAAATTCTGTAAAGAGTAGTTGGATTTCAGGAGTAATGGAAATCCAGTCATCACGGTGAATCAAGACACCCTTGGCTTTTTGAGAACGCAACATATCCTCCAAAGCAGATGCTCCAAATTGCACGCGTCCTTTTCCAAGTGATTTTCCACTTTCCTTGTCAAATACTGTCACGATATCACCGTAAGAAAAGGCTCCTTCTGCGTCAACAATACCAGATAAAAGGAGACTCTTCCCATGTTGAGAGAGAGCTTCTGCAGCCCCTTTATCAACCCAAATAGAACCTTGACTCTGAGCATAAAAGGCCAGCCATTGTTTCTGGGTACGAAGTCCCTTCTCTTGCGCAACAAAGTAGGAACCATCCTTGGTCTCCTCAGCTGCTTCAATCATGGCATCTGACTTCAAGGATGAGCAGATATAAACAGGAACTCCTGATTCCGTCGCGATAGTTGCAGCTTTGATTTTGGTTAACATGCCACCTGTACCATTAGACGAACCTGCTCCACCGGCCATATCAATAATCTCACGATTGATGGTCTCGATTTTCTCCAAGCGTTTGGCTCTTGGGTCTGAATTAGGATTTCCAGTATATAGACCGTCTACGTCTGTCAAGAGGACCAAAAGGTCTGCTTGGACCATGGCTGCTACCTGAGCACTTAGAGTGTCATTGTCCCCGACCTTGAGCTCATCAATAACGACACTGTCATTCTCATTGATAATAGGAATCGCGCCACGGCTAAGTAGAACTGACAAAGCCTGATGGGCATTTTTATAACGGCGCTTATCCACAAAATCATCCTGAGTCAGCAAAATTTGTGCAGAAACGATTTGGCGCAAGAGAAGATTGGTCGTGTATTCTTCCAACAAAAGTCCTTGTCCTACCGCTGCTGAAGCCTGTTTATCAGCAATCTTAGTCGGACGCTTTTTAAATCCTAAGGCCCCAAAACCAGCCGCAATGGCACCTGACGACACCAAAATCAATTCATGACCAGCCTCGTGCAGCATAGCCAACTGTTGGGTAATAGCTTTTACTTTACTACGTGATAAACTTCCATCCTCATTCGTCAGAGAAGAAGTCCCCACCTTAAAGACAATCCGTTTGAATTTCATAGTCTCACTCCGATTCTTCATATTTATCCATTATAACATGAATGGCAGGAAATAGAAAAGAGTTGATAGGAAAAAGGTCGAGACAAGCCATCTCAACCTTTTATCAAATCTAATTCTTTCTCAATCTCTCCAAGGTTTCCTTAAAAATCTCTGGGATATCTGCTGTAAATTCTAAGGTCTCACCTGTTCGTGGATGCGTAAATCCTAGAGTCTTGGCATGAAGAAATTGTCCATGTCCTTTCAAAGTCTTGCGAGGACCATAGACTTCATCACCAGCGACTGGATGACCAATATAAGCCATGTGAACACGGATTTGATGGGTGCGGCCTGTTTCCAACTGCAGCTCCACTAAACTATAATCACCAAAGCGTTCCAAAACGTGGAAACGGGTCACTGCAGGTTTCCCTTTAGCAGTCACAGCCTGTTTCTTACGGTCTTTTTCACTACGGCCAATCGGTGCTTCAATTACACCACGATCATTAGGCAGATTTCCATGAACAATCGCCCAATATTTGCGGAGAGAC includes these proteins:
- a CDS encoding YozE family protein, producing the protein MRKSFYTWLMTERNPKSNNPKAILADLAFEESAFPKHTDDFDEVSRFLEEHASFSFNLGDFDAIWQEYLEH
- the cvfB gene encoding RNA-binding virulence regulatory protein CvfB, which encodes MNTNLASFIVGLIIDENDRFYFVQKDGQTYALAKEEGQHTVGDTVKGFAYTDMKQKLRLTTLEVTATQDQFGWGRVTEVRKDLGVFVDTGLPDKEIVVSLDILPELKELWPKKGDQLYIRLEVDKKDRIWGLLAYQEDFQRLARPAYNNMQNQNWPAIVYRLKLSGTFVYLPENNMLGFIHPSERYAEPRLGQVLDARVIGFREVDRTLNLSLKPRSFEMLENDAQMILTYLESNGGFMTLNDKSSPDDIKATFGISKGQFKKALGGLMKAGKIKQDQFGTELI
- the frr gene encoding ribosome recycling factor; translation: MANAIIEKAKERMTQSHQSLAREFGGIRAGRANASLLDRVHVEYYGVETPLNQIASITIPEARVLLVTPFDKSSLKDIERALNASDLGITPANDGSVIRLVIPALTEETRRDLAKEVKKVGENAKVAVRNIRRDAMDEAKKQEKAKEITEDELKTLEKDIQKVTDDAVKHIDDMTANKEKELLEV
- the pyrH gene encoding UMP kinase; its protein translation is MANPKYKRILIKLSGEALAGERGVGIDIQTVQTIAKEIQEVHSLGIEIALVIGGGNLWRGEPAAEAGMDRVQADYTGMLGTVMNALVMADSLQQVGVDTRVQTAIAMQQVAEPYVRGRALRHLEKGRIVIFGAGIGSPYFSTDTTAALRAAEIEADAILMAKNGVDGVYNADPKKDKTAVKFEELTHRDVINKGLRIMDSTASTLSMDNDIDLVVFNMNQPGNIKRVVFGENIGTTVSNNIEEKE
- the trmFO gene encoding methylenetetrahydrofolate--tRNA-(uracil(54)-C(5))-methyltransferase (FADH(2)-oxidizing) TrmFO, with the translated sequence MSQSYINVIGAGLAGSEAAYQIAERGIPVKLYEMRGVKSTPQHKTDNFAELVCSNSLRGDALTNAVGLLKEEMRRLGSVILKSAEATRVPAGGALAVDRDGFSQMVTEKVANHPLIEVVRDEITELPTDVITVIATGPLTSDALAEKIHALNDGDGFYFYDAAAPIIDVNTIDMSKVYLKSRYDKGEAAYLNAPMTKQEFMDFHEALVNAEEAPLNSFEKEKYFEGCMPIEVMAKRGIKTMLYGPMKPVGLEYPDDYTGPRDGEFKTPYAVVQLRQDNAAGSLYNIVGFQTHLKWGEQKRVFQMIPGLENVEFVRYGVMHRNSYMDSPNLLEQTYRSKKQPNLFFAGQMTGVEGYVESAASGLVAGINAARLFKGESEAIFPETTAIGSLAHYITHADSKHFQPMNVNFGIIKELEGERIRDKKARYEKIAERALNDLEEFLTV
- the rsmI gene encoding 16S rRNA (cytidine(1402)-2'-O)-methyltransferase; amino-acid sequence: MQIQKSFKGQSPYGKLYLVATPIGNLDDMTFRAIQTLKEVDWIAAEDTRNTGLLLKHFDISTKQISFHEHNAKEKIPDLIGFLKAGQSIAQVSDAGLPSISDPGHDLVKAAIEEEIAVVTVPGASAGISALIASGLAPQPHIFYGFLPRKSGQQKQFFDSKKDYPETQIFYESPHRVADTLENMLEVYGDRSVVLVRELTKIYEEYQRGTISELLENIAETPLKGECLLIVEGASQDVEEKDEEDLFLEIQVRIQQGMKKNQAIKEVAKFYQWNKSQLYAAYHDWEENQEND
- the yabA gene encoding DNA replication initiation control protein YabA, coding for MDKKELFDALDDFSQQLLVTLADVEAIKKNLKSLVEENTALRLENSKLRERLGEVEADAPVKAKHVRESVRRIYRDGFHVCNDFYGQRREQDEECMFCDELLYRE
- a CDS encoding DNA polymerase III subunit delta' translates to MKQEELKVWQPDQFDRFVRILEQDQLNHAYLFSGFFGSLEMAQFLAKSLFCAEKVGVLPCEKCRNCKLIEQGEFPDVTLIKPVNQVIKTERIRELVGQFSQAGIESQQQVFIIEQAEKMHPNAANSLLKVIEEPQSEVYIFFLTSDEEKILPTIRSRTQIFHFKKQEEKLILLLEQMGLVKKKATLLAQFSQSRAEAEKLANQASFWTLVDESERLLTWLVAKKKESYLQVAKLANLADDKEKQDQVLRIFEVLCGQDLLQARVRVILQDLLEARKMWQANVSFQNAMEYLVLKEI
- the tmk gene encoding dTMP kinase; its protein translation is MSKGFLVSLEGPEGAGKTSVLEALLPILEEKGVEVLTTREPGGVLIGEKIREVILDPSHTQMDAKTELLLYIASRRQHLVEKVLPALEAGKLVIMDRFIDSSVAYQGFGRGLDIDAINWLNHFATDGLKPDLTLYFDIEVEEGLARIAANSDREVNRLDLEGLDLHKKVRQGYLSLLDKEGNRIVKIDASLPLEQVVDATKTVLFERMGLAK
- the proC gene encoding pyrroline-5-carboxylate reductase — encoded protein: MKIGFIGLGNMGASLAKAVLQAKTGDDLLLANRTQAKVDAFIADFGGQASSNEEIFAEADVIFLGVKPAQFSELLSQYQTILEKRESLLLISMAAGLTLEKLASLLPSQHRIIRMMPNTPASIGQGVISYAISANCRAEDSELFCQLLAKAGLLIELGESLIDAATGLAGCGPAFVYLFIEALADAGVQTGLPRETALKMAAQTVVGAGQLVLESQQHPGILKDQVCSPGGSTIAGVASLEAHAFRGTVMDAVHQAYKRTQELGK
- a CDS encoding glutamate-5-semialdehyde dehydrogenase; the protein is MVSTQEQFEQVQAVKKSINTASEDVKNQALLAMADHLLVATEEILAANALDMEAAKGKISDVMLDRLYLDASRIEAMATGIREVVALPDPIGEVLETNQLENGLVITKKRVAMGVIGIIYESRPNVTSDAAALALKSGNAVVLRSGKDAYQTAHAIVTALKKGLETTTIHPDVIQLVEDTSRESSYAMMKAKDYLDLLIPRGGAGLINAVVENAIVPVIETGTGIVHVYVDKDADEDKALSIINNAKTSRPSVCNAMEVLLVHEDKAASFLPRLEQVLVAERKEAGLEPIQFRLDSKASQFVSGQVAEAQDFDTEFLDYVLAVKVVSSLEEAVAHIETHSTHHSDAIVTENAEAAAYFTDQVDSAAVYVNASTRFTDGGQFGLGCEMGISTQKLHARGPMGLKELTSYKYVVTGDGQIRE
- the proB gene encoding glutamate 5-kinase, which encodes MKFKRIVFKVGTSSLTNEDGSLSRSKVKAITQQLAMLHEAGHELILVSSGAIAAGFGALGFKKRPTKIADKQASAAVGQGLLLEEYTTNLLLRQIVSAQILLTQDDFVDKRRYKNAHQALSVLLSRGAIPIINENDSVVIDELKVGDNDTLSAQVAAMVQADLLVLLTDVDGLYTGNPNSDPRAKRLEKIETINREIIDMAGGAGSSNGTGGMLTKIKAATIATESGVPVYICSSLKSDAMIEAAEETKDGSYFVAQEKGLRTQKQWLAFYAQSQGSIWVDKGAAEALSQHGKSLLLSGIVDAEGAFSYGDIVTVFDKESGKSLGKGRVQFGASALEDMLRSQKAKGVLIHRDDWISITPEIQLLFTEF